A window of Sagittula sp. P11 genomic DNA:
TGCAGGACGGGCTCTCGCGGCACCTCGCGACGGAATACAACGTCATGATGGTGGTGATGCTGCGCTACTGGTTCTTCGCGGCCTTCGTCATCGCCGTGGCCGCGCGCCAGCCCGGCGGCCTGCGCCGCGCCACCCGCAGCGGCCACCCGCTGGTGCAATGCTTCCGCGGCGCGCTGCTGGTGGTCGAGATCAACGTGATGGTGCTGGCCTTCGTCTTCCTCGGCCTCGTGGAAAGCCACGCCGTCTTTGCCTGTTACCCGCTTCTGGTTGCGGCGCTCTCCGGCCCGGTGCTGGGCGAAAAGGTCGGCTGGCGGCGGTGGGCGGCCATCGGCGTGGGCTTCGTCGGCGTGATCGTGATCCTTCAGCCCTCGGGCGGGGTGTTCTCCCCCTACGCCGCGATCCCGCTGCTGGCGGCGCTGATGTTCAGCCTTTACGCGCTGCTCACCCGCTATGTCGCGCGGACCGATACGGCGGCGACCTCGTTCTTCTACACCGGCACGGCGGGCGCCATCGTGGCCACCGCGATCGGCCTGTGGTTCTGGGAGCCGATGACCGCCCCCGACTGGGGCTGGATGGGGCTCCTGTGCCTGACCGGCGCGCTGGGGCACTGGTTCATGATCCGCGCCTACGAGGTGGCCGAGGCCAGCGCCGTCCAGCCCTTCGCCTACCTGCAACTGGTCTTCGCCAGCACGCTCGGGCTGATCGCCTTCAACGAAACGCTGCGCACCAACGTGGTGATCGGCGCGGCGATGATCGTCGCCGCCGGGCTCTTCACCCTCTGGCGCGCCCGCGTCAAAGGCTGATCCCTGGCGTCCGGCGCGTCACGCCGCCACCTGCCCGAGGCGCAGGCCGCAAGGCCGGGGCCGAGACACCCGGCATGGGCGCCCGACAGGGCGCACATTCCGCAAGGTTCAGTCTGCCACCACCGACCGCGCCAGCATCGACGCGCCGACCAATTCCTCGGAAAACGGCACCGGCAGGGGCTCCTTGCCCAGCCGCGCGCGATAGACCGGCAGGCTTTCCGCCACCCGCATCACGTAGTTGCGGGTTTCGTCGAAGGGGATCATCTCGATCCAGTCGACCACGTCCACCGCGCCGTTCCGCGGGTCGCCAAACTCCGCCATCCAACGCAGCGGACGCGACGGCCCGGCGTTGTAGCCCGCGGCCATCATCACCACGTTGCCGTCGAAGGTGTCCGCCAGCCCGGCCAGGTAGGTCGATCCCAGCGTCGCGTTGTACGCCGGATCGGACAGCAACCGCGCCGCATCGTAGGTTTCGCCCACCTTGGCGGCAACCTCGCGGGCGGTGCCGGGCATCAGCTGCATGAAGCCGCGCGCGCCTGCGCCCGAGATCACGCCGGGATCGAACTCCGACTCGCGCCGCGCGATGGCCAGCACCAGCTCCTTCGGCACCGGGTATTCCGTGCCCACCACTTCCGGGTGCAGCGCGTAATACGGCCCCGCCAGCTCAATCCCGAACTGCGCCGCGCGCTTGCCCAGCATCACCTGGATGTGCGGGCGCTTCATCTCGGCCAGCATGTCGCCCATCTGGCCCATGCCCGTGCGGTCCTGGCTTTCTGCAAGATGCGTCAGGAAGCGTTCGCCCAGGTCGATCTCCCCCGCCGCCAGCAGCAGGATCCCCGCCTGAAAGACCGTCGACTTGGCAAACCCGGCCTCGCGCCAGTCCGGGAAATCCTCCTCGCCGGACAAGAGCGGGTTCACAGGGATGCCGCCCCGTTCCGCCGCGAGCAGCCCGTAGAAGGACGTCTGGAACGCCGCGCCTTCGGTGTAGGCCGCCTGCGCGCCCTCCGCATCGCCCGTGGCCTCCAGCGCCCGGCCCAGCCAGTAGCCCGCCCGGCCGACGGAGATAGGGGTCCACACCGCCTCCCGGAAGTTGCGGAAGTGCTGCACGGCCAGGTCCGCGCGGCCAAGGAACTGCATGGCGAGGTAACCCGACAGCCACTCCAGCTCCGCGAACTCGGAGCCTTCGACAAGGTAATGCCGCGACGCGATCTCGTAGGCCTCGTCATAGGCGCCCGCCCGCATCCGCATCCGCGCGAGGTCCACCCGCTCGTTCGCCCAGGCCCAGGGCTCGCCCAGCCCTGCCAGCGAGGTGGACCGCTCCTTCAGCAGCTCGATCGCCTCGTCGCGGCGCCCCTTGCGCACCCGCCACAGGAACCGCTCGTAGGCCAGCCCGGCGTTGTCCGCCAGTTCCTCAGGCACGCGGGAGATCAGCGAATCGACGTTGCCGACCGCCGCGCGCAGGCCCATGCGCGCCTCGGCCAGCGCGCGCCAGCCATCGTCGGCGAAAGGCAGCATGGCGGTGGCGTTCTGGCTCCAGCCGTTCCACAGCGCCATGTCCAGACGCGCGATGTGGTGCGGCTTCAGGATCTCGCCCCAGGTCGCCATGAAGGCGCGGCGCTCGTCGCTGGTCAGCGACAGCGTCCGCCAGGCCAGCACGATGTCCGCCTGCGCCAACCCCTCGTCGCCTTCGGTCATGTGCACCCGCGCCAGCGCCAGTGCGCCCGCGCCGGACTGCGGCTGGTGATCCGAGAAGAAGTGCTGGATCTGCGCATTCGTCGCCTCGTCGGCCATGATCGGCTCCGACTTCTCGCGCAGGTAGTCCATGCCCGGCCAGTCGGGGTTGCGGGCGATGAAGTCCATGACCTCTTCCGAATCCCCCCGCCCCGACCGCAGCGCGTGCCACAGGATGACATCGACCGCGATCTGGCCGTCGCCACGCGCCTCGATCTGGGCGGCGGCCCAGTTTCCGGTGCGCATCGACTGCATGGCCTTGGCCAGCGCCTGCCCGCTCTCCTGCGCGGCGGCGGCCATGCTGGTGCATATCAACAGCAAAACGGCTAGAAGGCGCGACATGAGCTTGCAATTCCCGCAATGAAACTTAATAGACCCCTCCGGAGGATATCGCCCGCACTCATGGCTTCAACTCACATTCCCGCTGGGTCGGCGGAAATTCTCCACAAGCGACGACGAACCCGAAACAACAAAGGAGCGTGAGATGTTCAAGGGATCGATGCCTGCCCTGGTCACGCCGTTCAAGGACGGCGCGGTGGATTTCGACACGCTCAAACAGCTTGTCGACTGGCACGTCGACCAGGGGAGCCACGGGCTGGTGCCCGTCGGCACGACCGGCGAAAGCCCGACGCTGACCCATGACGAGCACGAAGAGGTCATCCGCTGCGTGGTCGAGGCCGCCGCAGGACGCATTCCGGTCATCGCCGGGGCCGGGTCGAACAACACTGACGAGGCCGTGCGCTTCATGGTCTACGCGCAGACCGTCGGCGCCGATGGGGCGCTGGTGGTGACGCCCTACTACAACAAGCCGACGCAGGCCGGGATGATTGCGCACTTCAAGGCGGTGCACGATGCCGCCGACCTGCCGATCATCATCTACAACATCCCCGGCCGCTCGGCCGTGGACATGAGCCCGGAAACCATGGGCGAACTGGCCAAGCTGCCGCGCATCGTCGGCGTCAAGGACGCCACCGGCGACCTCGCGCGCGTCTGCAAGCAGCGCATCACCTGCGGCAAGGACTTCATCCAGCTCTCGGGCGAGGATGGCACCGCGCACGGCTTCAACGCCCAGGGGGGTGTCGGCATGATCTCCGTCACCGCCAACGTGGCGCCCGCCCTCTGCGCGCAGATGCAGGAGGCCTGCCTCGCCGGTGACTACGCCGCGGCGCTCGACCTGCAGGACCGGCTCATGCCGCTGCACCAGGCGATCTTCCTCGAGCCGGGGCTCTGCGGCGCGAAATACGCCATGTCGCGGGTCGGCCTCTGCGCCGAGGACATGCGCCTGCCGCTCCTGCCGGTCACCGAGCCGGTGCGCGAGCGGATCGATGCGGGCCTGCGCCACGCCGGGCTGCTGAACTGATGACG
This region includes:
- a CDS encoding DMT family transporter, which gives rise to MTEQNTRLGILLMVATTFVFAMQDGLSRHLATEYNVMMVVMLRYWFFAAFVIAVAARQPGGLRRATRSGHPLVQCFRGALLVVEINVMVLAFVFLGLVESHAVFACYPLLVAALSGPVLGEKVGWRRWAAIGVGFVGVIVILQPSGGVFSPYAAIPLLAALMFSLYALLTRYVARTDTAATSFFYTGTAGAIVATAIGLWFWEPMTAPDWGWMGLLCLTGALGHWFMIRAYEVAEASAVQPFAYLQLVFASTLGLIAFNETLRTNVVIGAAMIVAAGLFTLWRARVKG
- a CDS encoding lytic transglycosylase domain-containing protein produces the protein MSRLLAVLLLICTSMAAAAQESGQALAKAMQSMRTGNWAAAQIEARGDGQIAVDVILWHALRSGRGDSEEVMDFIARNPDWPGMDYLREKSEPIMADEATNAQIQHFFSDHQPQSGAGALALARVHMTEGDEGLAQADIVLAWRTLSLTSDERRAFMATWGEILKPHHIARLDMALWNGWSQNATAMLPFADDGWRALAEARMGLRAAVGNVDSLISRVPEELADNAGLAYERFLWRVRKGRRDEAIELLKERSTSLAGLGEPWAWANERVDLARMRMRAGAYDEAYEIASRHYLVEGSEFAELEWLSGYLAMQFLGRADLAVQHFRNFREAVWTPISVGRAGYWLGRALEATGDAEGAQAAYTEGAAFQTSFYGLLAAERGGIPVNPLLSGEEDFPDWREAGFAKSTVFQAGILLLAAGEIDLGERFLTHLAESQDRTGMGQMGDMLAEMKRPHIQVMLGKRAAQFGIELAGPYYALHPEVVGTEYPVPKELVLAIARRESEFDPGVISGAGARGFMQLMPGTAREVAAKVGETYDAARLLSDPAYNATLGSTYLAGLADTFDGNVVMMAAGYNAGPSRPLRWMAEFGDPRNGAVDVVDWIEMIPFDETRNYVMRVAESLPVYRARLGKEPLPVPFSEELVGASMLARSVVAD
- the dapA gene encoding 4-hydroxy-tetrahydrodipicolinate synthase encodes the protein MFKGSMPALVTPFKDGAVDFDTLKQLVDWHVDQGSHGLVPVGTTGESPTLTHDEHEEVIRCVVEAAAGRIPVIAGAGSNNTDEAVRFMVYAQTVGADGALVVTPYYNKPTQAGMIAHFKAVHDAADLPIIIYNIPGRSAVDMSPETMGELAKLPRIVGVKDATGDLARVCKQRITCGKDFIQLSGEDGTAHGFNAQGGVGMISVTANVAPALCAQMQEACLAGDYAAALDLQDRLMPLHQAIFLEPGLCGAKYAMSRVGLCAEDMRLPLLPVTEPVRERIDAGLRHAGLLN